CCGCGCAGGGCCATGCGCCAGAAGGGCGGGGCGGAGATATTCTCCATGTGCCGGCTGGTGATGACCTCGTCGCCCTCGACGCGGGTGGCGGGTGGCGCCTCGTCGATCTCCTTCTGGCCGATGCTGGAGGCATGGACATAGGTCTCGTGGGTGAGGTCCATGAGGTTGTCGATCATCAGCCGATAGTCGCACTGGATGTGGTAGAGACCGCCGCCATAGGCCCAGTCGGGGCTCTCGGCCCATTCGAGGTAGGGAATCAGCGCCGGATCGGCCTTGGCCTGGTCGCCTGGCCAGACCCAGATGAAGCCATGGCGCTCGACGGCGGCATAGGCGCGCACGGCGGGAAAGACGCCGACCCGCTGGCCGGGCATGCCCAGGGTCTTGCCGCCGCAGCCCATCTCCAGGCCGTGATAGCCACAGACCAGGGTGCCTTCGCGCAAGAAGCCCAGTGACAGCGGCGCACCCCGGTGTGGGCAGAAGTCTTCCAGCGCCACTACCTGCCGGTTGGCGTCGCGGTAGAACACCAGCGGCTCGCCGCAGATCTGCCGGCCGAGGGGCTTGTCGGTGAGTTCGTCGGGGGTGCAGGCGACGTACCAGGCGTTCTTCGGGTACATGATGGGATCTCTTGTTGTTATCTATTGGATCCAATAGTTATGAGGGTTAACTATGACTGTCAATGCGATTTTGTGTGGAGCAGGCCATAAAGGACGAATGGTTGGGTGAGCGATCCCGGATTCCTGTTCGATTGGATCCCATCGAGGGTAAAGCCGCTATCGTTCATCGAACTCGTACAAGGCCGATAAAATAGTTAATTGACGTAACTAATTTCGCGGCGTAGCTTCTTGTCCATACCCCAAACAACAAGAGGCACACGCCATGGGCAGCTACGACGGACGCTGGCAGACGGTCAAGGTGGATATCGAAGACGGTATCGCCTGGGTGACGCTCAACCGGCCGGAGAAACGCAACGCCATGAGTCCCACCCTCAACCGTGAGATGGTCGAGGTGCTGGAAACCCTGGAGCAGGACGCCAGCGCCGGCGTGCTGGTCTTGACCGGTGCCGGTGACGCCTGGACTGCCGGGATGGACCTCAAGGAATACTTCCGCGAGACCGATGCCGGCCCGGAGATCCTGCAGGAAAAGATCCGCCGCGAGGCCTCCCAGTGGCAATGGAAGCTGCTGCGCATGTACGCCAAGCCGACCATCGCCATGGTCAACGGCTGGTGCTTCGGCGGTGGCTTCAGCCCGCTGGTGGCCTGCGACCTGGCCATCACCGCCGACGAGGCCACCTTCGGCCTGTCCGAGATCAACTGGGGCATCCCGCCGGGCAACCTGGTGAGCAAGGCCTTGGCCGATACCGTCGGCCACCGCACCGCCCTCTACTATGTGATGACCGGCAAGACCTTCAGCGGGCCCGAGGCGGCCGCCATGGGGCTGGTCAATCAGAGCGTGCCGCGCGCCCAATTGCGCGAGGTGACCACCGCCCTGGCTCAGGAACTGCTGCAGAAGAATCCGGTGGTGCTGCGCGCCGCCAAGGTCGGCTTCAAGCGCTGCCGCGAGCTGACCTGGGAGCAGAACGAGGACTATCTCTACGCCAAGCTCGACCAGTCGCGCCTGCAGGATCCGGAAGGCGGTCGCGAGCAGGGCATGAAGCAATTCCTCGACGACAAGAGCATCAAGCCCGGTTTGCAGACCTACAAGCGCTGAAGCGCCAGGACTTGTCGAACGGTCGCCGAGCGTAGCTGCCGTTCAGACGAGCCCGGTTCCCATAAAGACAACAATAAGAGGTAGCGTCATGGTCGAGGTATCCCTGCTCATTGGCGGTGCCAGCCGCCCAGCCGGCGACGGTCGCAGCTATCAGCGGCGCCATCCGGTGACCGGCGAGGTGGTCTCCACGGTAGCTGCCGCCACCCTGGAGGATGCCGACGCCGCCGTGGCAGCCGCCCAGGCCGCCTATCCCGCCTGGGCGGCGCTGCCGCCCGGCGAACGCCGGCGTCGCCTGCTGGCCGCCGCCGATGGCCTGACAGCGCGCAGTGGCGAGTTCATCGCCCTGGCCGGGGAGACCGGGGCCATGGCCAACTGGTATGGCTTCAAC
The window above is part of the Pseudomonas oryzihabitans genome. Proteins encoded here:
- a CDS encoding aromatic ring-hydroxylating dioxygenase subunit alpha, which produces MYPKNAWYVACTPDELTDKPLGRQICGEPLVFYRDANRQVVALEDFCPHRGAPLSLGFLREGTLVCGYHGLEMGCGGKTLGMPGQRVGVFPAVRAYAAVERHGFIWVWPGDQAKADPALIPYLEWAESPDWAYGGGLYHIQCDYRLMIDNLMDLTHETYVHASSIGQKEIDEAPPATRVEGDEVITSRHMENISAPPFWRMALRGNGLADDVPVDRWQICRFTPPSHVMIEVGVAHAGHGGYHAPAAVKAASVVVDFITPETETSIWYFWGMARNFKPQDAELTASIREGQGKIFSEDLEMLERQQQNLLRYPERGLLKLNIDAGGVQSRQIIDRLLATEQAATGIPVRQIA
- a CDS encoding p-hydroxycinnamoyl CoA hydratase/lyase, producing the protein MGSYDGRWQTVKVDIEDGIAWVTLNRPEKRNAMSPTLNREMVEVLETLEQDASAGVLVLTGAGDAWTAGMDLKEYFRETDAGPEILQEKIRREASQWQWKLLRMYAKPTIAMVNGWCFGGGFSPLVACDLAITADEATFGLSEINWGIPPGNLVSKALADTVGHRTALYYVMTGKTFSGPEAAAMGLVNQSVPRAQLREVTTALAQELLQKNPVVLRAAKVGFKRCRELTWEQNEDYLYAKLDQSRLQDPEGGREQGMKQFLDDKSIKPGLQTYKR